In Methanocella paludicola SANAE, the sequence CCAGGGGCCGGTGGTGCAATAATCACTAAGGTGTATCAATGGCAAAGAAAGTCGCAGTCATCAAAGGGGACGGCGTAGGCCCCGAACTGACCGATCTGATGATGAAAACCGTTAAGGCGGCCGGCTCTAAGGCGGGCTTCGTCGAGTGCGAGGCCGGCGCCGGCTGGTGGGAGAAGCACGGCGGCAACAGCCTTATCCCTGAGGAGACCTGGAAAGCTCTTTCTAACACGGATGCCTGTTTTAAGGGCCCCACCACGACTCCCGGAGGCGCGGGCTCCCCGAAGAGCGTCGCCGTCTCCATTCGCCAGAAGTTCGACCTGTACGCGAACGTCCGGCCGATCAAGTCCTATAAAGGCACTGCCGCTCCGCTGGGCGAAGTCGACTTCGTCTGCGTGCGTGAGGGCACCGAAGGCCTCTATGTGGGCGAGGAAGTCCAGCTCACCGACGACGTTTATATCGCTATCAGAAAGATCACCCGCCCCTCCTGCCGGCGCATCGCGAAGTACGCCTTCGAGGAGGCAAAGCGCCGGAAGTGGAAGTCGGTCGTGGCGATCCACAAGAGCAATATCTTAAAGAAGACCGACGGCGCCTTCCTCGAGGAGTGCGAGGCCGTGAAAAAACAGTACAAGGGCATCGAGCTCGAGGAGTACCACGTCGATAACGTGGCCCAGCAGCTCATCAAGAATCCCGCTAACTATAACCAGAAAGTGCTCCTGTCGACTAACCTTTTCATGGATATCCTGAGCGAGGAGTGCTCGTCCCTGGTCGGCAGCATCGGCTTAATTTATAGCGCGAATATCGGCGACAAGTATGCCATGTTCGAGCCGGCCCACGGCAGCGCTCCGAAGTACGCTGGCATGGATAAGGTCAACCCGGTGGCGACGGTGCTCGCCGGCGCCTGGATGATCGATTACCTGGGCGAGAAGAAGCAGTCCCAGGCGATCTTTAAGGCGACGGAGAAGGTCATCGCCGAGAAGAAGCACGTCACCTATGACATGGGCGGTAAGGCGAAGTCGAGCCAGATGGTGGATGCTATCATAAAGCACCTGTAACCTGCAGGTGCATTTTTAATTTTATGCTGTGTTGTATTAGCCTTAATTATCGGAGCAGACCCCGTTTTTAAGCTCGCGAAGAGGTACAAGTCCGCGAAGACTGTTCTAGCTCGAAGACCGCGAAGCGGACTTTAAAGCATGGATGAGATGATATTAATTCAACACAGTAAATTTAAAAAGGTCAGTGGGTCTTAGCACCCACATGCTCCATCATCCTCTTTTTAGCAGCCTTCAGCGCGTCGATGGCGGGCATGGGCTTGCCGCTCAGGAAGTCGATGGCCGCGCCGCCACCGGTGGAGACGTGCGTGATCTTGTCCTCGATGCCCATCTCCTCGACGGCCGCGGAGCTGTGGCCCCCGCCGACCACGGAGAACTTCGCCTTCGTCGCCGCCATGAGAATATCGCGGGTCCCGGTGCCAAATTCGGGGTTCTCGAAGACGCCCGCAGGGCCGTTCAATATGACCTTATCAGAGTGACGGATGATGTCCGAGAAGTTGGCGATGGTCTCGTGGCCGATGTCCATGATCGGGTAATCGGCGGGAAGCTGCCGGACGTTTATCTCGACGCGCTTGCCGTCCTTGTTGATGGCCACGTCGCTGGGCATTAAAATCTTACCGTCGAACTTCTGGAGGACCTCCTTTGCATTAGGGATCTCGCCCGTGAGCTCGTTCTTCTCCAGGAACTCGTAGTTGGGATTGCCGATGTTCATGCCGCTCGCGGCCAGGAACACGTTGGCGACGACGCCCGTGACGAGCACGCGGCTGGCGATGCCCTTCTCCAGCACGTTCTTCGTGACACTGATGCTGTCGTCCACCTTTGCGCCGCCTAAGACATATACGACCTCGCCGCCTCCGCGAAGGGCCTCGGTCAGCGAGTCGATCTCCTTCTGCATGAGCTTGCCCGAGCCCGATGGGAGTATGGGCGTGAAGCCCACGAGCGAGTCCTGTGAGCGGTGGGAGGCGCCGAACGCGTCGTTTAGGAAGACCTGGGCCAGCGGGGCGAGCTTCTTGACCATCACGGTCTTCGCGGCCGCCTCGGGTTTCAGTTCAAGCACTTCCTCGGAATAAAAGCGGACGTTCTCGAGCATGACGATGTCGCCGGGCTCGGCCTCGACGATGGCCGCCCGGGCGTGGGAGCCGAAAATATCGTCGACGTAGTGGACGCTCTGCTTCACGTAGCGCTGCAGGCGCTTCGCGTGCTGCTCCATCGTGGTGAAGTCCTTCTTGCCGGGCCGGCTCTGGTGAGCGATGAGGACGACCTTCGAGCCCTCGAGGCCCTTGATCGTGGGCACGCTCTCCCGGATACGCTTATCGTCGAGTATCTTCCCGTCGGGCCCTATGGGCGAGTTGAATTCCGCTCGTAATATCACGGTCTTTCCATCAAGGTCAAAGTCATCCATCGTACAATAATCGCGGTCCATGCGCTCTACATCCCATGCATATTTAGTCGATATTGTTATATGATTTTCTCGGGGTTTGTTGTGCCGCCGTTGCTATCGGCTGCCGAGTAAACGGTTGAATAGTATTATTAGGCTCTTAAAAACATAAAGGCTCCGGCAAACTTTATTTATAAGGCAGGCCATACGCCGGTTTATCATGACCCTGTGGAAGCCGGCGGCCGTCCTGGCGTTATTCGCTGCTATGCTCTTTATCGGCTACTTCTGGCCATTCCAGATCTGGCTCGACGACGTGAGGCCGCACCTTCCGGAGTCGCTCGACGACTGGGTGCAGAGCATCCTGGACCGTCTTCCGCCCGACAAGGACAAGAACCTCAAGCTTCCCCTGCCCGAAGTGAAGTACGAATGCGACTTTTATTACGATCCTGTCGTTGGTACGGGCGAGTTTAATTCCACGCAGTGGATCTTGAATAATACGGCGTCCGATGACAAGTTCGTTGCCGACATCTTCGGGGCCGAGCTTATCATGGGGATGACGTGCCGGGTCTCTACCGTTGGAGGCGACTGGGCCAACGCCCCAGATCCCATCAGCATGATGGTCCACACCAATGACATTTACAAGACGGACAACGCCACCTACGCGTACGAGCTTGCGAAGATGGAGAAGGCCGACTACGTGTTTTTACCGTACAGGGGCCTATACACCGGCTGGTGGGTGCCCAAGGAAGAGGTAAATTACACGAAATTCAATGATACCCGGTACTTCGAGCAGGTATTCGCAGAAGATAACGTCACTATTTACCGTATTCTATAATGAGATCCATCTCCTTTTTAGGTCGTGGGCAGGATTATCCTGCCTTATTATCTGCATGGTTCAATATGGATCTGACTACAAAGTACCGTGCTTACTCTTCGTCCTTGTTTATTCAATGCGAGGCACGTACAGCCCTCCGGTTGGTAACACGAAAACACGAATTCTTTTTATATCCCACGTAAGGGCACGAAATGCACGAAGGTACATGCTTTGGCATTTAAAACACGAAACAACCTCCCTAAGGGCCCTAAAACTCTAAAGGATTAAAACTCAAGAGAAAGCATGATTTGCCCATAATAAGTATAAAGTTCATGCCGTCTCTTGTGTTTCAATCTTTGGAGTTTTAGGGCCCTTAGGGAGGTTGTTTCGTGTTTTGAACACCAGGCATGAGCTTGGTGATTTTGTGTCTTACGTGGGATATAAAAAGTCTTTCGTGGTTTCGTGATACCGACCGGGGGATTCAACTCCACAGGATACACAGCATAGGAACGATATGTAAGAAACCAGAAGCATGCGCCAGTTTATAAAAACGGAGAAGAACTAAAAAGATAAATGGGAGCCGCTCGAAGCGGCACCCTGAATTCAAGCCTTAACCTGCTTAACCTTCACCTCTTCCTCAACCTCAGGCCGGCGGTCGAGCATCCACACGGCGGCCATGGTGATGGTCGAGACGATGAGCCCCGGGATGAACGGGTCGATGGTCTGCCAGGGCGCGCCCAGGAGGTTCGTGCCGAAGATCAGCTTCGCCAGGCCCACGATGCCCGCGTACTTCGCGTGCACGAAGACCGCCCAGAAGAGCCACACGAGCGAGCCGACCACGACGCTGGACTTGGCGGCAAGCTGGGAAGGCCTCTTGCTGTAGAGGGCGTGGGCGAACGCCGGGAGGAAGGCAGCGGCGCACAGGCCCATGAACAATGCCGTTGCTGCGGCGATGAAGCTCGTGGGCATGATGTACGCCACGATGACGCTGATCACCAGCATCACCAGCACGCTGGCCCGGTTCATGAGGATGGACGGCTTCTGCTTCTTCCACTTGCCCAGGATATCGTTGCCCGCCGCGGTGCCCATGGTGTGGAACAGCGCGCTCAGCGTGGACATGGCCGCGGCCAGGAGCGTCAGCATGAACAGCACGACGAACCAGTCGGGCATCGCCGCGTTGATGTACGCCGGTATGATGGAGTCGATGTTGTTACCGGCCGCGGCCATCGCCGTCGTGCCCGCCGTCTGCTGGAAGTAGACGTTCGATAGTGCCCCCACGGTGAACGCTACGCCTGTCATCATCAGGATGAAGAAGCCGCCTATGGGGACGGCCCGGTTAAGGGACTTGTTATTCTTCGCTGTCATGAACCGCACGACTAGCTGCGGCTGCGCGAGCACGCCGATGCCCACGCCCATGACGATGGAGGTGATCATGGAGTACCATAGCGGAGAGCCCAGCGTGGGCATCTGCGTCCACCCGTTGAACCCCGTCTTTGTCAGGCTGGCCGGCGCCGTGCTCGCGAGGTCCGTTAGCGCCTGGAAGCCGTTAGTGACGCCTCCGATCGAGATGAACGTGAAGGCCAGGAGGACGGTCATGCCTATGAGCATGATGATGCCCTGGAAGGTGTCGGTGTATATGACCGCC encodes:
- a CDS encoding isocitrate/isopropylmalate dehydrogenase family protein; translation: MAKKVAVIKGDGVGPELTDLMMKTVKAAGSKAGFVECEAGAGWWEKHGGNSLIPEETWKALSNTDACFKGPTTTPGGAGSPKSVAVSIRQKFDLYANVRPIKSYKGTAAPLGEVDFVCVREGTEGLYVGEEVQLTDDVYIAIRKITRPSCRRIAKYAFEEAKRRKWKSVVAIHKSNILKKTDGAFLEECEAVKKQYKGIELEEYHVDNVAQQLIKNPANYNQKVLLSTNLFMDILSEECSSLVGSIGLIYSANIGDKYAMFEPAHGSAPKYAGMDKVNPVATVLAGAWMIDYLGEKKQSQAIFKATEKVIAEKKHVTYDMGGKAKSSQMVDAIIKHL
- a CDS encoding phosphoglycerate kinase, with translation MDRDYCTMDDFDLDGKTVILRAEFNSPIGPDGKILDDKRIRESVPTIKGLEGSKVVLIAHQSRPGKKDFTTMEQHAKRLQRYVKQSVHYVDDIFGSHARAAIVEAEPGDIVMLENVRFYSEEVLELKPEAAAKTVMVKKLAPLAQVFLNDAFGASHRSQDSLVGFTPILPSGSGKLMQKEIDSLTEALRGGGEVVYVLGGAKVDDSISVTKNVLEKGIASRVLVTGVVANVFLAASGMNIGNPNYEFLEKNELTGEIPNAKEVLQKFDGKILMPSDVAINKDGKRVEINVRQLPADYPIMDIGHETIANFSDIIRHSDKVILNGPAGVFENPEFGTGTRDILMAATKAKFSVVGGGHSSAAVEEMGIEDKITHVSTGGGAAIDFLSGKPMPAIDALKAAKKRMMEHVGAKTH
- a CDS encoding sodium:solute symporter family protein, which gives rise to MAVDTLTFAVMALVYLVIVLALGYLGYKQTKQAEDYMLAGRKVHPALIAISYGATFISTSAIVGFGGQAGYMGMGLIWLTFLNIGVGILLAFVVFGKKTREIGSKLRAVTFPDLMGKVYNSSFMQYVCGLVILVGMPLYAAAVITGAGRFIETTFAINYNLALLAFAIITAVYVILGGLLAVIYTDTFQGIIMLIGMTVLLAFTFISIGGVTNGFQALTDLASTAPASLTKTGFNGWTQMPTLGSPLWYSMITSIVMGVGIGVLAQPQLVVRFMTAKNNKSLNRAVPIGGFFILMMTGVAFTVGALSNVYFQQTAGTTAMAAAGNNIDSIIPAYINAAMPDWFVVLFMLTLLAAAMSTLSALFHTMGTAAGNDILGKWKKQKPSILMNRASVLVMLVISVIVAYIMPTSFIAAATALFMGLCAAAFLPAFAHALYSKRPSQLAAKSSVVVGSLVWLFWAVFVHAKYAGIVGLAKLIFGTNLLGAPWQTIDPFIPGLIVSTITMAAVWMLDRRPEVEEEVKVKQVKA